Sequence from the Paramisgurnus dabryanus chromosome 3, PD_genome_1.1, whole genome shotgun sequence genome:
CGACACGGACATGCACACAGTGCGACACGCTAGTTTTTTCCAGGCGGGTCCGCACCGCATtgagttaaaaacatttcaactttttaaaacgCTGCAAGCGCACTggaggtcatgtgacaagaaccaaccAACGGTCTCGTTTTCCCTGCGGTTCTAGACGCGAAATGTGAACCggcccttagtaactttcaatagcaggggactattttcgggcactgcgtaatattattgcgcctcctacagccatgttatggcagcaaagtccttgattattacgccagaatgagtgTATTGttcatatcggcctagaaaatcgccaattaaaattttctgtctgtcttagtacacgatgtaactagtTTTAATAGGAACAATCCCgaaattctttggttattttttttgtgcGACGCTAATGgtataatcagattcaatggattgtgctaagctagtaTGAAGCTAtataaaagtggtagcgccagacctggagatcagctgaatggattccaacccaatgtttaactctaggggagctggaaaatgagcatattttcaagtGGAGTGTCCGTTTAAtgtgattacctttgcattgctaatgcaatgGTCGACCGTTTGAGATACAGCAACGTTCTGTAAGAAGTTTCTTATTcttatttctgtgtttttgtaGTAATATGGTGTTTTGATGGCGCGAAGCAGGACCACACAAAAAGCTGGCTATATGGCGTGTGCTCTTTGTCTTACCTGGGCGCCATGGTGTCCAGTAACTCTGCACTGCAGTATGTCAACTACCCCACACAGGTCTGTATGATTCATTACTTGCATATCGCCCTCTACATCTCACACCATTGCTTATGATTCTTGATATTTTTTAGGTGTTGGGAAAATCCTGTAAACCAATCCCAGGTAAGATAATATCATCCTTATCTGTTGTaatcacacaaacacagattcaGTCAAGAATGTAAAACATGCTGTACTGGTTTGACTGTAGTACACCTCAAATTACACAATTTTCACATAAAGGTGCAGCTCTCAAGCAATATATCTATGTTTGGTTGGTCATCTTAATCCAACACAATACTTGAAAGCACTTGGATTCTTCTTGGTTGTCGAACGTACTTTTACTAAGTGGAACATGTTAACCAGTTTGTAAAAAACATTGGCAAAATGGTTATAAAAAGTGAAGTAAACCTCATAGAGTTGTTTGCAAATTCCAGTTGGTTTGGTATTTTGTTGTGTAACACAATAGCAAGTGTGGCCAAATACTGTTGGGTGTCAATGTAGCTCCTACTCTCATCCCATttagatgtttgttttttgttcagTGACTAATACAgagtatttttttttctattcaCTATTTATTTTcagtatatttttttgtttccaCAGTCATGATTCTGGGTGTCACAATCCTAAGAAAAAAATATCCAAAGGCAAAGTATCTATGTGTATTTCTGATCGTCGCTGGGGTCGCCCTCTTCCTCTACAAACCCAACAAAGGTTCCACGACATCAGATGAGCACATATTTGGCTTTGGAGAAATGCTGCTGGTTGGTCTTTATTCCACATTTTCCCCTAGAGGATGACCAAGTTCTGTTGTCCTCAATTTTAAAATGACCTGATGTGTGGTCTCTCTTTGATTGTAGCTGCTCTCTCTAACCCTGGATGGGCTGACAGGTGTTTCTCAGGATCACATGAGGGCGCGTTATCAGACGGGAGCCAATCACATGATGTTGAATGTCAACCTTTGGTCCACGCTGGTCCTAGGAATATGTAAGTATTTATAGAGGGTTTATATAATCTGAACTTTACCAAAAGTGTTCCAGAAAGTTCTCTGTATCATTCATATTTTGTAACTGACTGAACCAGGAAACCTTTCTGTTTGGTATATTTTGGATGTCTGAATTACTTGTTTTATATTGAATATTAacagaaatataaaatatagtttttaacattttaggAATATGtttcaattatctttttattTACCCTTTAGGTTTTCTAAAGACTGTGTTTTTCAGCtgatttaataattaattaataatgaaaaggtgatgtacaccttgaaattaatgcattttttatttaattttggtcttgttttaaagaagacactttaacgttATTTATgaagtgtctggaggtgaaaataatttttttatagcagtttacatttatttataataaataaaaaagcaatatagtattatttttaatatataaaaggTTATTATGTTTGtgaggtttgctgcatactcttgtcacaaatgaataaatCACAGTTACTGCTTTATTTTTACTGCTAAACGGTTTTGaatttgaaatatgaaaactacattcttagacctttccaacaatatatagtttgtcctgatagattaacatttacCTGAAAAATAGTGAAGTAAACTTAGGTGTCCCGCTCATAGGACAGCACCAGTTAACGGGTTAAAATGGgtaatttaaattattttgaataatttaaataaaaattgttaCTTTTAAATCTATGTGGCAACTATGGGCTCTTTGCTGAAAAGAGAAGTTAAAAATGATTTCCTTTCCAGAATAATTACACAAACTACAGATATTAAGAACTGTTTGTCAggattatttacatttatgcgtttggcagacacttttatccaaagcgacttgcagtGGATTACATGGTGTACAATTTTATTAAGTATCTGTGTttactgctaatgcaatgcaaaAATCATTTGGGCTACAGGAACACTATTTCATTAGTGTGTGTGAGTTTGTCATCCAGTAGGGGGAGCTCTGGCTCTATGGATAATGTGAGTGTTGTTATGATGGGGCAGGGATGTCAGAAGCAGCCCTGCTGATCTCCAGCAGCTGTTCGGTCTGTCTGCTTCATCTCTGAAAGGCATCTGTTCCacacttttaatctttaatcTCATCACACATGCATCAAACTTCCTTCCTTCCAAGCATCTCATTATGAAACCAGAGGAATCTTCCCATGACCTTTTCTTTTCTCTAAGTTGTCAGAAATGATAACGTTTTTCTGCTTTAGTTTCTGTTCTAACCATGCAAAATATGACAGAATAGCATATAACAAAACCAGAATAAAAAATGATCAAATGTGCAGCATGTGGGCACAAGTTGGATTTGGCGAGTAAATAAAAGATGTTTCATTACTTTTAACCAAATTGTCCTAAGGGCAAatccatttttataaaaataatgcaaagttttatttcttAGAAATGTTTATGCCCAGCATATTTTCTCGAAGCCAATGTGGCAAAAGATTACCTGAACCCTGCTTATAACCTttgcttgaaatgttttatcTCTCTCCTCCCCAAAGCTGTGCTCTGGACAGGTGAAGTGTGGGATTTTTTGACATTTACCGAACGCTATCCTAACATCATCAATAATATTCTCCTGTTTGGTTTGACCAGCGCTCTTGGACAGGTAGgtttggtttgtgtgtgtgtacacaacattaccattatttatatacacactcctattaataataattcagATTTACATTCCAGATTGTGCGTACAAATAATAATTAACATTACTAAAATTGCCACATATTTGCCTCTCGTCATGATCCTATCCTAGACCTTCATCTTTATGACTGTGGTGTATTTCGGACCTCTCACCTGTTCCATCATCACGACGACTCGGAAATTCTTCACCATCCTGGGTTCTGTGCTGTTGTTTGGAAACGTCATCAGCACTATGCAGTGGTTCGGGACAATCCTTGTCTTCCTCGGTGAGTGAACTGCAAAAAAACGTatcttatatatttttttgtttcttcaaaGTAGTTACCCTTTGACTAGATTACATCTTTACACACTCCGGCCATTTTCTTAACCAACTTTTCTgggattttattttaaattcttttgtaagactttttttgctttttcatgcCTGGTTCAACTCATccatttaagaaaaaaactaagaaaaaagtaactttttatatttgtcTACAATGCTATTTTAAGCGTACCCAAACTCGTTCCTGGAGGCCGTTGTCCTGCAGAGTCCTCAACTTGCCCCAGGACACTTGCCTGGAAGTTTCTAGTATgtttagtaagaccttaattagCCGATTTAGGTGTTGGATTAGGGTTGgcgctaaactctgcaggacaccggccctcaaGGAccaagtttgggcacccctggttCAGATCATGAGGTTATTAAGATCATGAGACGCAGATTCGGTGCCTTTCCAAACTTTTGACTGGCAATGCTTGTTAAAGTTGAGATTTTCTGTATCTAGCAGTGCTAATAATCAGTCCAGAGAACATAGAAGGTGGATATTTATAATAAGCCTGACCATGTGACTCTGCTCTGTCTTCTAGGACTTGGACTCGATGCCAAATTTGGAAAGACTCCTAAGAAGACGACGCACTAAAGATTGTCTGTATGCGGACTCCTACAAAATTTATTCTCTAAACACTTTACAGCACTATTTACATCAGTGGTTTACTGCAGATATTACGTTTTAGCGCTCAAAGTATTGTTATTATACTCGTAACATTTAATTATGGGATATATTTGCCTTTCATCTCTCAAAATGGTATCCATGGTAACAGTAAAGGTGCAGACTACAGTGTATCTGTGCCTCTTAATAATCTGTTATGCTGAAATTTTAAAGCAGAATCAAAACGGATAAAGGTTGGATAATGAACCTATTTAAAGATCGTAGTCTAAAAAGTGCACACGGCACGGTTTGATTGTACTTCCTGGAACACTCCCAGCGAGACAACGactgaatttttaactacctgGATTCATGCTTTTTTGACATATTTAAATACACCTACCAGTCAGTTGAGAAATAAGACAGGCGGGTTctgccttaattttagtcttaATTTAGGCAGTGAATCTTGTTTTATTGTCAGTGCATTCCCCAGGAAGTGTGTATGTCTGCGTGTGCGTGCTGTTTACATTGTGTAtgaaatatacaaatataatttacaGATGGTGGGAGGCTGTTTATATAAGTTCACAGACAGACCCACTTggatattttttgtcaaaacatgaaTTTTCATACCTAATATTGTCATATTTATATTGAAATCCTAAGTAATCTCATATGTCTCGTTAAAAGTCAGTAAAGAAGCAAATGTTTAGGAaggttttttttacacaaaaaagaTATAATCTTCATTGTATTGTATCCTTGGGTAAGAATAAAAATCATATTTTATAGATGAATTGTAGTCTGCCTATCTAAGCAGGGATCTACTTGGAATTGTTATGAGTGTTTAAATAAAAGGGAAACGTAATCAGGTTGCTGGATAATGCAATGgaccagctgtcactggggaaCGTCTGCCAAATCCTCTCTCATGTCTGCCAGCGTCATGTTCTCGTTCTGTTTGGGAAGAGAAAACAATTAAATGACATTAAACGCACAACCCTGAACATGTGCCTGTGTGTAATGTGCCTATTTTCAGACACACCTTTTAAAGTGCATGTACTCGTAGGTGGTGTGATACACAATAGTGTCGCAGACAATGTGTAGTCCTATCTCTGGTTCTCTTGACAGGACAAGAGCAAAAGATGAGCACTTAAATCGGATCAAATGTACCTGACAAGAGTCAACACTGCACATCTCATAAATGCGATCGCAGTGACTGTTTGTTTAACAGGAACTTTGAGTAAAGGTTAATGTGCAATTCAGAACCGAAAATGAAATTGCAGGGAAACAAACACGGCCGGATGTCAAGAAGGCAATTTGATTAAAAGAGCTAGCAGAGGAAAACTGGCAGCAAAGCAAAACTATATTTTCACACTCGCCATTTGAACAAGCTGCCCTGAGGGTGTCCCAGCTAAAATGGATGATAAAGagtttttcttctttttctttcttgctTTGTTATTATAATCTCAAACTCATTTTTATGAATTTCAAGGGTGTTTTCGCATCACGTCCCATGAATGTAAAATGCAGGATGATGGTGGTAGCTGTGGTATTTCAGATCAATGCATAAAATTCTGTGGTCAGAAGTAGTGATATCTTTTCAGGCAGGCctaatgttaataaaattactttgtaatcattgacttgtTAGTCAATGGAAGTGTggttttatatgcatttaatgcattttcaatAATGCTGCGATTGAGTATCTATATATACACCATCCAAGGCCAAAGATTGCTGTTGAATTCTTCATGACTCTTATTTGATAGAAATCTGATAATTAAAAAAacgcaataaaaataaataaaaactaaataaagaaaatatttagtattgataaaataaattttgaagAAATATATATGCtttaccacaaaataaaaaaacattcatatttttttaattaaaaaatctcTAATCTCTAAATCTTTCATAAAAATATCTATTATATTAAGTACgacatattttaattttaataaagacatttCATGAGAAAgataatacaaaaaatattaatggtCCTAAATCGAAAAATATTATGTAATGCATATGCTGTATATTAGGTATGACATATTGATCTCTGACACACTTAACATGACAGACATTACCAACTTAAAATTTaaacccaaaagtaaaaaaaatgctaacAATGTTGTTAAAAGAACAAATCTAAACTCATTAACTATACAAATTTAGTTACTAACTTGCACACTTGCCTAAGTTATAGCCTAACTATTACATGCACTTTATTAATACTATTAAAACGACCTACACCGACCTTCTCTAACCCCTGCACTACTATAACGTTTACTACACAGCACATTGAAGTACGTCCTTCTGTATTTGAGGGTATCCAAAGCAATGCCGTTACAAAATACCtcaacatttaataataactgAAAAATCCCACCTTacacatatttatattacaACCATAATTTTAGTGTTTTGTggaattataataatttatacGATCAATATGATGACAAAATATCCCCAACATACAAACTCTGCTATTTTAATTCAGGCAAACTCTGTAAGGTGCCACGGGTCCCATGTGTCCCTTCCCAGTGCTGGAAGGATTGTACTAGAGCTCACGTAGGCCGCGTTTAAGCAGTTCTCTTCTGTACATTTTGGGAGCTTTGATTCATCTCATTTATCACAATGCTGAACGTGGTCAGTCGGCAACTCAGGAGCCACCCTGCCGTAAGTGATTTATAATTGTGAAACGGGTTTACCTTAATAAAACAATGTTTGAGGAACGTGTTTTAGAACCGTTACCGTTAGCGTCACTGCTATGGAATGCTAAACATCCTGTCAGTCTAGGAAACATATACCTACCtatcaacaaaataaatgttaaaatattgtAACAGAAAATCGTTTTGGGCTAAAATGCGGTTGTCCTCACGATCGCGCCACGATTAACTAACGTTAAACATGTCGGGCAAGCTAAACATCTTGCATAGAAATAAAAGTCGTGAATATTTATAAATCTTATATCTAAAACGTTAAACTTTACATAGTGCTTTGTTTTTCGTGACATGGCTCTCGTTAATGTGCTGTATTTGCTAGAAACCACTCTTAGTTTATAACTGAAACTGCGCAATCATGTCGAAGTGTCAAATCTGTCTCGAGTCTTTTGACTCTTAacgaaataaataaaacacacactcGTTACAGTGTACGAATCGCACTCATTTCAcatttgtatgtgattttaatatgacTATCTGTAATAGTTTATTTCAGAATAGAATAAATATGCATACATGATTGAAGCAAACTCCGGCCACAGGTGGCCCGCCTGTCACGTGACGTGACAGCGCTGACATCTGAAACTCAAGGACGCGCGTGTTACACTGAGGACAGTATGGCGTAAACCTTTAATTACCTCTATTTACGGTTTCATTAGTTGTTATTCTTCATTTGTTGGGACTTGAAGGTTTGGGTAGTCAAAGTTTTGACTGTATCTCTTGTACTTTATTATTAAGTATACACAAACGCAAAGTTGAATTTTGGGGCACATAGTTACTGCtaaaatgatgattattttgaCTGACTGGTGACTTAAACTAGAAATTAGAAGCACACAGATTGTTGGCAGACCGAAAAACATCAAAAAATCACTTATCATGTGCTTATTGCAGGGCTTGATCATATTTTATTGCCCTAATACCAGTATGTATAAGAAATAACTTACAATTACTCTAATCGCCCTgggaaatgaaaaaataaagtcCACTCCAATACAAATTGAGATTTACCTTCATGTTGTTCCAACCCTGTATACAcctgttgttgtttttccatTGAACACaatcatttactttttttttttagacatGCTGCTACTTTTATAATGGCTACATTTGTCAAGCTCCAATGTTTTGTTGACATCGACAAACAGTTGTTACAGTTgttttttctccatttctcaCTATAGCTGATCCCACTCTTTATTTTCATTGGTGGTGGATGCACCATGTCTCTGTCATATCTGGCTCGCTTGGCCATCCGTAACCCGGATGTCTGGTAAGCATCTGTGCAGTAAAAATAGTCCATTAATCATCTGCCTTTCACCACTGATAATTAAACGCAGGCCTGTTGCCTTTCATTGCACCTAACTTGAAGAGAAATGGCTTTTGATTTTTGAATTGGTCTGTACTAatacttaaaaaatgttttaataccTTGACCCAATCGATTAGTCTGGAAGGCTGCTGGCCGGTGTTTATGCCATCTTGGTGTTCAGTTTTATCATGCATGCTTGAAATCATTTGCACCCTAATTTGCTCCTTCTCCACAGCTGGGACAAGAAAAACAACCCAGAGCCCTGGAATAAACTGGGCCCCACTGACCAGTACAAGGTATGAGATCACAGTGACATTCAGTGTTTATGTCAGTGGCGAGGCTACATAAGGGCCAGGGTGGCACTGGCCAATTCAGATTGATGGCTGGTCAGAAGAGACTTTTTGTGGAAAAGTCGAAGAAATCCCGCATAAATAATAATActctctttaactctttcaccgccagcatttaaaaaaaaagttgccagccagcaccagcgtttttcatgatttttaccaaagtttaatgcctttcagaaaatgttcttctttaaatatataaacatacaatataccatatgaaagaacagaccctctgctttcaaacaacaacaaaaaaagtttcatcctaccttcagtggttcttttgtaatcagcttttgaatatgggtaggtttctgcaaaaacaccacattttgagcaaaaagcagagataattaaatttttgtgacggacttttcatagagatcccattcagagcgatctttaaaacagacacggacatgcagccgcttgccatagggcaatacttccgggtttaaaaagttgcggtattgcggaaagacggaaaatcttgtcattggcagggaatcgttttcttttaattgacaagatatctagtcaatggcggtgaaagagttaataataatCACTCAAATAtgcatcattcagaaataaataacttttcatgtagaaagtttattatttgcatgtgtttctaaAACTTGTAGATGTTAACATTCAAGCATTTTAATATTTTCCTTATTTCtattttttgctgatctgaaaattaTTCGATCCATGACTCAAAAACGTAATGTAATCTGTTTACCACTAAgttgtaaaattatgtaatttaagagTAGGCATtgaggtccaccctatttcacAGAGGTtcactaaatgtaaaatttctGGCCTCGCCACTGCTTTAAGTGTATTAGGTTTTTACAAGTAATAACATCTTGATACATATGCATAAATGTGTTCTGTGCATTTACagattacagttttattttgttttacttgcAATCAACGTGATATTAAATGCTGTGGGATGAATATAAGTTAACCTCTACCAGAAATGTggtgttttcttgaaaataattaaaatataattcatATATTTGATAATATTGCTTAGCTTGTTTGTGCCATGTAATACCCAATCTTTCGAAACTTAAGTTTAAATGCTTTTGGATAATACATTCAAAGATTGCAATAGCAGACAGTCTGTTTATGGAGAAATCCAACCATAAGAACTACCTCTCAAATGCATGCAGTTTATCAACCCACAATTTAGATAACTTTACATCTCAATTACAGCTTAATACACGGTTAagtacttaaaggattagtgtGAGCGCTTCAACAAAAAAGCTGTGCATTTCTGCATTAAAACTTTTCGAAACGTGTTTGCCCCGTAGACCTCTGGTGTAAATGCATTACTAGAAGTTGGATTTCATTTGAATGTCTTTACAAAATCAGTGACGAGTCAAAACAGTTTTTGCTGCTAATCGAGTCCACTGCACTGATGAAATAAATAGAGCATAACTTCTTTGAATcgaaaacatttctttaatgtGATGATAAAGCAG
This genomic interval carries:
- the slc35b1 gene encoding solute carrier family 35 member B1, giving the protein MATGKGTSKPSLWQNERLRFIVCFFGVFVCYFYYGILQETITRGDYSHGGKKEKFRYATTLVFIQCIINAAFAQILIWCFDGAKQDHTKSWLYGVCSLSYLGAMVSSNSALQYVNYPTQVLGKSCKPIPVMILGVTILRKKYPKAKYLCVFLIVAGVALFLYKPNKGSTTSDEHIFGFGEMLLLLSLTLDGLTGVSQDHMRARYQTGANHMMLNVNLWSTLVLGISVLWTGEVWDFLTFTERYPNIINNILLFGLTSALGQTFIFMTVVYFGPLTCSIITTTRKFFTILGSVLLFGNVISTMQWFGTILVFLGLGLDAKFGKTPKKTTH
- the ndufa4a gene encoding cytochrome c oxidase subunit NDUFA4L, which codes for MLNVVSRQLRSHPALIPLFIFIGGGCTMSLSYLARLAIRNPDVCWDKKNNPEPWNKLGPTDQYKFYAVNMDYNKLKKNGPDF